One genomic segment of Bacteroidota bacterium includes these proteins:
- the dnaA gene encoding chromosomal replication initiator protein DnaA, translated as MEKNFASVWDNCIKLIKDNVSQQNFKTWFEPIKPIKLESNILTIEVPSQFVYEWLEEHYIDLLRKTIKKELGTSGRLEYSIVMQNVNHNDKPYTVKFPGKTTGDLKNSTVNVPGTLSGAIPNPFVIPGLKKLEIDSQLNAAYTFDSFIEGDCNRLARSAGYAVSKKPGGTSFNPLLIYGGVGLGKTHLAHAIGIEIKNLFPELTVLYVPSDRFIHQFIDAVKNNAQNDFVHFYQMIDVLIIDDIQFFSGKEKTQDVFFQIFNHLHQNGKQLILTSDKAPVDLQGMEQRLLSRFKWGLSADLQAPDLETRIAILKKKMYLDGIELPPEVTEYIAYSITNNIRELEGALISIIAQASLNKKAITLELAKQMIDKFVKNNSHEISIDYIQKVVCDYFDLPLELMKSKTRKREVVQARQLAMYFSKSFTKSSLSNIGMHCGGKDHATVLHACRTVNNLIETDKKFKAQVQDLHKLISINTK; from the coding sequence ATGGAAAAAAATTTTGCAAGTGTTTGGGATAATTGTATCAAACTCATAAAAGACAATGTAAGCCAGCAAAATTTTAAGACTTGGTTCGAGCCAATTAAACCAATAAAATTAGAAAGCAACATCCTTACCATTGAAGTTCCCAGTCAGTTCGTTTATGAATGGCTCGAAGAACACTACATTGACTTGTTGCGTAAAACTATAAAAAAGGAATTAGGCACGAGCGGACGTCTCGAATACAGTATCGTTATGCAAAACGTAAATCACAACGACAAACCTTACACTGTCAAATTTCCTGGCAAGACAACTGGTGATTTAAAAAACTCCACGGTAAATGTTCCTGGTACTTTGTCTGGAGCTATACCTAATCCATTTGTAATACCCGGATTAAAAAAGTTGGAAATAGACTCACAACTAAATGCAGCCTATACTTTCGATTCATTTATCGAAGGCGATTGCAATCGCCTGGCACGCAGTGCCGGTTATGCAGTAAGCAAAAAACCGGGAGGCACTTCATTTAATCCACTATTAATCTATGGTGGTGTGGGTTTAGGAAAAACACATTTAGCACATGCTATTGGAATTGAAATCAAAAATTTGTTTCCGGAGCTTACTGTTCTTTATGTACCAAGCGACCGTTTTATTCATCAATTTATTGATGCGGTAAAAAACAATGCTCAAAACGATTTTGTACATTTCTATCAAATGATAGATGTATTGATCATAGACGATATTCAGTTTTTCTCAGGAAAAGAAAAAACACAAGATGTGTTTTTCCAAATTTTCAATCACCTTCATCAAAATGGTAAGCAATTAATACTTACCTCTGACAAAGCTCCGGTTGATTTGCAAGGAATGGAACAACGACTTTTATCACGATTTAAGTGGGGTTTAAGTGCCGACCTGCAAGCACCCGATTTAGAAACTCGCATTGCTATCCTGAAAAAGAAAATGTATCTTGATGGTATTGAATTACCTCCTGAAGTTACTGAGTATATTGCCTACAGCATTACCAATAATATTCGCGAATTAGAAGGCGCCCTTATTTCGATAATTGCCCAGGCATCGCTAAACAAAAAAGCTATAACGCTGGAGCTTGCTAAGCAAATGATAGATAAGTTTGTGAAAAATAATTCGCACGAAATATCTATCGACTATATTCAAAAGGTAGTATGTGATTATTTCGACCTTCCTTTGGAACTGATGAAGTCAAAAACACGCAAACGTGAAGTAGTGCAAGCCCGACAATTAGCCATGTATTTTAGCAAGAGTTTTACCAAATCGTCACTTTCTAATATAGGAATGCACTGCGGTGGAAAGGATCATGCCACTGTTTTGCATGCCTGCCGAACAGTAAATAACTTGATTGAAACCGATAAGAAATTTAAAGCTCAGGTTCAGGATTTACACAAACTAATAAGTATTAACACCAAGTAA
- the rsmD gene encoding 16S rRNA (guanine(966)-N(2))-methyltransferase RsmD — MRIISGKWRGKIITAPANLPVRPTTDFAKTGLFNILNNLLSLEDATVIDLFSGTGNITFECLSRGAAKIACVDASKLCTRFITETLKKLDATNVQVIHDDVLSFLNTCSFQADLIFGDPPYEFAYKQQIVETIFAKQLLNSDGLFVLEHGKEDNFKDHPHFMQERKYGIVHFTFFSQASGNSSTIKI; from the coding sequence TTGCGTATAATCAGCGGTAAATGGCGTGGTAAAATAATAACTGCACCTGCAAACCTGCCGGTACGGCCAACTACTGACTTTGCTAAGACGGGACTCTTCAACATACTTAACAATTTACTTTCGCTCGAAGATGCTACTGTGATTGATTTATTTTCGGGAACGGGTAACATTACTTTCGAATGTCTTTCGCGTGGTGCTGCAAAAATTGCATGTGTAGATGCCTCAAAATTATGCACCCGCTTCATTACTGAAACTTTAAAAAAACTAGATGCAACCAATGTTCAGGTGATACATGATGATGTACTTTCATTTCTGAATACATGCTCGTTTCAAGCCGATCTTATATTTGGTGACCCACCTTACGAGTTTGCATACAAACAACAAATAGTGGAAACTATTTTTGCAAAGCAACTGCTTAATTCCGATGGGCTTTTTGTTTTAGAACATGGAAAGGAAGATAATTTTAAAGATCATCCGCATTTTATGCAGGAAAGAAAATACGGTATCGTGCACTTTACCTTTTTTTCTCAGGCTAGTGGCAATTCATCTACTATAAAAATATAA
- a CDS encoding YiiX family permuted papain-like enzyme encodes MKTFIKLFFIDIMLCLFSEAQITDYKKKDVGFREGDIIFQSNDAGQGLAIKLATHSQFTHCGIVFKDNEKWYVLEAIQPVCVTPLQDWIARGDDGFYKVMRLQDESRLDEATHLRMKTYGKKLVGKNYDFLFGWSDEKLYCSELVWKIYKTEGIEVGKLQQLKEFDLTHPIVKNQLYQRFNHQVPLEEKVISPQAIYESKLLKPIN; translated from the coding sequence ATGAAAACATTCATAAAATTATTCTTTATAGACATAATGCTATGCTTATTTAGCGAAGCGCAAATTACAGATTACAAGAAAAAAGACGTTGGCTTTAGAGAAGGCGATATAATTTTTCAATCGAACGATGCCGGACAGGGCTTAGCAATAAAACTAGCCACACATAGCCAATTTACCCATTGCGGAATTGTATTTAAAGACAATGAAAAATGGTATGTGCTCGAAGCCATACAACCTGTATGTGTTACCCCGTTACAAGACTGGATAGCAAGAGGCGATGATGGCTTTTACAAAGTAATGCGCTTACAAGATGAATCGCGTCTTGATGAAGCAACTCATTTGCGGATGAAAACATATGGTAAAAAATTAGTTGGGAAAAATTATGATTTCCTTTTTGGTTGGAGCGATGAGAAACTGTACTGTAGCGAACTGGTTTGGAAAATTTACAAAACTGAAGGCATCGAAGTTGGCAAACTGCAACAGCTTAAAGAATTTGATCTCACGCACCCGATTGTTAAGAACCAACTATACCAACGTTTTAACCATCAGGTACCTTTGGAAGAAAAGGTAATATCTCCACAAGCGATTTACGAAAGCAAATTGCTGAAACCAATTAATTAG
- a CDS encoding acyl-CoA thioesterase: protein MLNAEYHLRVRYAETDKMGYVYYGNYAIYFEVARVELLRENGITYKSIEDSGFIMPVLEFKIKYFKPAYYDDALVIRSAVQLIGDTRLQFTHQTYNAANVLINSGEVTLVNVDSRNGKPAKIAQSILQLFVQ from the coding sequence ATGTTGAATGCCGAATATCATTTGCGAGTACGCTATGCCGAAACTGATAAAATGGGTTATGTTTATTATGGTAATTATGCAATTTATTTTGAAGTAGCCCGCGTGGAGTTGCTACGAGAAAATGGTATTACGTATAAGAGCATTGAAGATAGCGGATTTATTATGCCTGTGTTGGAATTTAAAATAAAATATTTTAAACCGGCTTATTACGATGATGCCTTGGTAATAAGATCTGCAGTGCAATTGATTGGGGATACTAGATTGCAGTTTACACATCAAACGTACAATGCAGCAAATGTGTTAATTAATAGCGGAGAGGTAACACTTGTAAATGTTGATTCTCGTAACGGAAAGCCTGCTAAGATTGCGCAAAGTATTTTGCAGTTGTTTGTGCAATAG
- a CDS encoding DUF3822 family protein — protein sequence MSLISEKLKADYSVGNSFVVGDLQPFRYKLFVTVGQDSFSFALLDHDHNQFCCMKYYDLTFSKSMNEAVNMLNKIIYEEPLLGYQHYKKAVISLESRKNALIPNDFYDSKNLKQYFTLQHDLEGYENLLCDKLKFVEAQNAYAIDSTLLYLLQNNFAQHSQVHHTTALLNSQLLRFKNREENFLLLYILNRTFCVTIMHEGRLLFFNSFAYFNQDDILYHTMNVCEQLHLDLSDLKTEIAYQHPQLSPFHNVLSQYLRDVKLADRTPNHRFAIAFEDIPGYCFPVIFDLDLCV from the coding sequence ATGTCGCTCATTAGTGAAAAATTAAAAGCAGATTATTCGGTAGGCAACAGTTTTGTTGTTGGCGACCTGCAACCCTTTCGTTATAAATTATTTGTAACAGTAGGTCAAGATAGTTTTTCATTTGCCCTGCTTGATCATGACCACAATCAATTTTGCTGCATGAAGTATTATGATTTGACTTTTTCCAAATCGATGAATGAAGCAGTAAATATGTTGAATAAAATAATTTACGAGGAACCACTGCTTGGCTATCAGCATTATAAAAAGGCCGTGATATCGTTAGAGAGTCGAAAAAATGCTTTAATACCCAATGACTTTTACGATAGTAAGAATTTGAAACAATACTTTACATTGCAACATGACCTTGAAGGTTATGAAAACTTGCTGTGTGACAAACTTAAATTTGTAGAAGCACAAAATGCTTATGCCATTGATAGCACGTTGCTATATCTTTTACAAAACAACTTTGCACAACATTCCCAAGTTCATCACACAACGGCATTGCTTAATAGCCAACTATTAAGATTTAAGAACCGGGAAGAAAATTTCTTGTTACTCTATATTCTTAACCGCACTTTTTGTGTGACTATAATGCACGAAGGACGTTTGCTATTTTTTAACTCATTTGCTTACTTTAATCAGGATGACATCTTGTACCATACAATGAATGTATGCGAGCAATTGCACCTTGATCTATCGGATTTAAAAACTGAAATTGCTTATCAACACCCACAACTTTCCCCTTTTCACAATGTACTTTCCCAATACCTCCGCGATGTTAAACTTGCCGACCGTACTCCGAATCATCGATTTGCTATAGCATTTGAAGACATCCCCGGATATTGTTTTCCGGTTATTTTTGATCTTGACCTTTGCGTATAA
- the rocD gene encoding ornithine--oxo-acid transaminase — protein sequence MIYTDEYIDLEEKYSAHNYHPLPVVISKGEGVYVWDVEGKKYYDFLSAYSALNQGHCHPRIIDALISQAKELHLVSRAFHNDLLGEYSQFMCNLFGYDKLLPMNSGAEAVETSLKLARKWAYEKKGIAPNEAVILVCSDNFHGRTISIVSMSTDPESRGNFGPHTPGFQVIEYNNVDALATALENKNVAAFLIEPIQGEAGVQIPHEGYLAKAYQLCKQSNVLFIADEIQTGIGRTGKMLACDHEGVHADMLVLGKALSGGVLPVSAVLCSDEVMLCIKPGQHGSTYGGNPLACRVAMAAMSVVLDERLPENAARLGNLLKSELIRLQSQTTIISAVRGKGLFCAIDIIPEGNINAWNVCMKFKENGLLAKPTHDYIIRFAPPLIISEEQLMDCIDIIRTSILSMK from the coding sequence ATGATTTATACTGACGAATATATTGATTTAGAAGAAAAATATAGTGCCCATAACTATCATCCATTGCCGGTAGTAATTTCAAAAGGCGAAGGAGTTTATGTTTGGGATGTTGAAGGCAAAAAATATTACGATTTCCTATCAGCATATTCGGCCCTTAATCAGGGACATTGTCATCCACGCATTATCGATGCATTAATATCTCAGGCAAAAGAGTTGCATTTGGTTTCGCGCGCATTTCATAACGACCTGCTCGGTGAGTACTCACAATTTATGTGCAACTTATTTGGCTATGATAAGCTGTTGCCTATGAATAGTGGTGCCGAAGCAGTGGAAACCTCCTTAAAATTAGCTCGCAAATGGGCTTATGAAAAAAAAGGCATAGCACCCAATGAGGCCGTGATTTTAGTTTGCAGTGATAATTTTCATGGCCGCACTATTTCTATTGTATCCATGAGTACCGACCCTGAGTCGCGTGGAAATTTTGGACCACACACACCAGGCTTTCAAGTTATTGAATATAATAATGTAGATGCATTGGCCACAGCCCTTGAGAACAAAAATGTTGCTGCATTTTTGATAGAGCCAATACAAGGCGAAGCAGGAGTGCAAATTCCGCACGAAGGTTATCTGGCCAAAGCCTACCAACTATGCAAGCAAAGTAATGTATTGTTTATAGCTGACGAAATTCAAACCGGCATTGGCCGCACCGGAAAGATGCTTGCCTGTGACCACGAAGGGGTTCATGCTGATATGCTTGTTCTTGGAAAAGCACTATCGGGTGGTGTATTGCCAGTGTCGGCAGTACTTTGCAGTGATGAGGTTATGCTGTGTATAAAGCCCGGGCAACATGGAAGCACCTATGGTGGCAACCCGCTTGCTTGCCGTGTAGCTATGGCTGCAATGAGTGTGGTACTTGATGAAAGACTACCTGAAAATGCAGCAAGATTAGGCAACTTGCTCAAATCTGAATTGATTAGACTTCAATCTCAAACAACTATAATAAGTGCCGTTAGAGGCAAAGGATTATTTTGTGCCATTGATATTATTCCCGAAGGAAATATTAATGCCTGGAATGTTTGTATGAAGTTTAAAGAAAACGGATTACTCGCAAAACCTACGCACGATTATATAATCCGCTTTGCACCTCCATTGATTATAAGCGAAGAGCAACTAATGGATTGTATTGACATTATACGCACGAGCATATTATCAATGAAATAA
- a CDS encoding endonuclease/exonuclease/phosphatase family protein, whose product MLLVPLIPLMMGFSIFSSCFNFYKRTVKTDSSTTIKVASYNVRLFDLYNWTKNKETRSKIMRQLDTMDVDVICFQEFFTNDNPKAGFENIDTLKQILDMRYVHYLYTSTLNKTEHFGLVTFSKFPIITTGEVKINSRHTNGCIFTDIYTKGEIIRVYNVHLESMRFDKKDYKLVNKLEEGVGNKNDFEVAGSLSHKIRHAAKLRASQAEIIHKHVLGCKRKLLLVGDFNDTPASYTYRVLSYKLDDSFKAGNIGFGLSYTQFWPGFRIDYILHSKNIKTLDYKTIKNNLSDHYPVIATIAF is encoded by the coding sequence ATGTTATTAGTTCCGCTTATTCCATTAATGATGGGCTTTAGCATCTTTAGCAGTTGTTTCAATTTTTATAAACGCACCGTTAAAACTGATAGTTCAACCACAATAAAGGTTGCCAGTTACAATGTACGCTTGTTTGATCTGTATAATTGGACCAAAAACAAAGAAACACGGAGCAAAATCATGAGGCAATTGGACACCATGGATGTGGATGTAATCTGTTTTCAGGAATTTTTTACTAATGACAATCCTAAAGCCGGGTTCGAAAACATTGATACATTGAAACAAATTTTAGATATGCGTTATGTGCATTATCTCTATACTTCTACGTTAAATAAAACTGAGCATTTTGGATTAGTTACCTTCTCCAAATTTCCAATCATCACAACCGGAGAGGTTAAAATAAATTCGCGACACACAAATGGCTGTATTTTTACTGACATATACACCAAGGGTGAAATAATAAGAGTATATAATGTGCATTTAGAATCAATGCGTTTTGATAAAAAAGATTATAAATTGGTAAATAAATTGGAAGAAGGCGTGGGCAATAAAAACGATTTTGAAGTTGCCGGTAGCCTTAGCCATAAAATTCGCCATGCTGCTAAACTGCGTGCTTCACAAGCAGAAATTATTCATAAACATGTACTAGGTTGTAAACGAAAATTATTATTGGTAGGCGACTTTAATGACACTCCTGCTTCTTACACCTATCGGGTACTTAGCTATAAACTGGATGATTCTTTTAAAGCCGGTAACATAGGTTTTGGTTTAAGTTATACCCAGTTTTGGCCGGGCTTCCGTATCGACTACATTTTGCATTCCAAGAATATAAAGACGCTAGACTATAAAACGATCAAAAACAATCTTTCGGATCATTATCCTGTTATTGCCACAATTGCATTTTGA
- a CDS encoding T9SS type A sorting domain-containing protein produces the protein MNKFLLTVVACFIFSVQLSYSQCIPDPNITIPGIYPDSATGLAPGMVGDPYSEVIQIRVPLDTSLLGVQIVVDSITLLSVSSLPPGLSSACNPSTCKFLGGTNGCILIDGIPTAAGSYQMKAVTSTRAHTLIGSFQLPAQIDTIDYYIISIAGPNSINNLNSGRFEMMQNEPNPFNSITNITFNTPIESSLEFKVYNLLGKEVLRKTILTEAGKNILKLEANDFTPGVYMYSLSNGVRTFTKRMIVSKK, from the coding sequence ATGAATAAATTTCTACTTACAGTTGTTGCATGTTTTATTTTCAGTGTTCAACTTTCTTACTCACAATGTATTCCTGACCCTAACATTACCATTCCGGGCATTTATCCTGACAGCGCTACGGGCCTTGCACCAGGTATGGTTGGCGATCCCTATAGCGAAGTAATTCAAATTCGGGTACCCTTAGATACTTCGCTTCTCGGTGTTCAAATAGTGGTTGATTCTATCACACTTTTGTCAGTGTCCAGTTTGCCGCCCGGTTTATCTTCTGCATGTAATCCTTCAACTTGCAAATTTCTTGGAGGAACCAATGGCTGTATCCTAATTGATGGCATACCTACTGCGGCAGGCAGCTATCAAATGAAGGCTGTCACAAGCACTCGTGCACATACCTTAATCGGCAGTTTTCAATTGCCAGCACAAATTGATACGATTGATTATTACATCATCAGCATAGCCGGCCCCAACAGCATAAACAACCTCAATAGCGGAAGATTTGAAATGATGCAAAATGAGCCAAATCCTTTTAACTCAATTACCAATATCACCTTCAATACACCTATTGAAAGCTCTCTTGAATTTAAAGTGTACAACTTGCTCGGCAAAGAAGTATTGCGCAAAACCATACTTACAGAGGCAGGCAAAAACATATTAAAATTGGAAGCCAACGATTTTACTCCCGGTGTATATATGTATTCGCTAAGTAATGGAGTAAGAACCTTTACCAAGCGAATGATTGTTTCTAAAAAATAA
- the hutU gene encoding urocanate hydratase: protein MITTNNKIDIKELKTPTGTQLSCKGWVQEAALRMLYNNLDPDVAERPEDLIVYGGTGKAARNKEAFELIVKALKDLNEDETLLVQSGKPVGILPTHKDAPRVIIANSHLVPHWANWDYFRELEAKGLIMYGQMTAGSWIYIGSQGIVQGTYETYAEVARQHFGGSLHHTLNVTGGLGGMGGAQPLAITMNEGVCLAADVEEWRIRKRLETKYIDEIGFNIDEAIDAALQYKKEGKAISIGVVCNVVDLLQRLADRNIIPDTLTDQTSAHDELVGYFPQNLSVEQAKILREQNPKEYIRLSKLTMVAHVELMLQLQKKGAVTFDYGNNLRGQAFAMGLKNAFDFPGFVPAYIRPLFCEGKGPFRWAALSGDPDDIRVTDETILSLFPENESLHRWIKMAQERIAFQGLPARICWLGQGEREKAGLAFNELVRTGKVKAPIVIGRDHLDCGSVASPNRETEAMKDGSDAIADWPILNALINTAGGASWVSLHHGGGVGIGYSIHAGMVIVADGTDDAARRLKRVLHNDPAMGVIRHLDAGYDIAADTARKHRLNINERLK, encoded by the coding sequence ATGATAACCACCAATAATAAGATAGATATAAAGGAATTAAAAACTCCTACAGGAACCCAATTAAGCTGTAAGGGATGGGTACAAGAAGCTGCTTTGCGCATGCTTTATAACAATCTTGACCCGGATGTGGCCGAGCGTCCCGAAGATTTGATAGTATATGGAGGTACCGGTAAAGCAGCTCGTAATAAAGAAGCGTTTGAATTAATAGTAAAGGCGCTTAAGGATCTTAATGAAGATGAGACGTTGTTAGTACAATCTGGCAAGCCGGTTGGAATATTACCAACACATAAGGATGCCCCACGTGTAATTATTGCCAATTCTCATTTAGTCCCACATTGGGCTAATTGGGATTATTTCAGAGAACTTGAAGCCAAAGGATTAATCATGTATGGACAGATGACTGCCGGATCATGGATATATATTGGCTCTCAAGGCATTGTTCAAGGTACGTATGAAACGTATGCCGAAGTAGCGCGACAGCACTTTGGGGGCTCGTTACATCACACCTTAAATGTTACTGGTGGGTTAGGAGGCATGGGCGGAGCTCAACCCCTTGCCATTACTATGAACGAAGGAGTTTGTTTGGCTGCAGATGTCGAAGAATGGCGCATCCGCAAACGACTTGAAACAAAATACATTGACGAAATTGGCTTTAACATTGATGAGGCTATTGATGCTGCATTGCAGTACAAAAAGGAGGGCAAAGCCATTAGTATTGGTGTTGTTTGCAATGTTGTTGACTTACTGCAACGACTGGCAGACCGCAACATTATTCCTGATACATTAACAGACCAAACATCTGCACATGATGAGCTGGTAGGCTATTTCCCGCAAAATTTGAGTGTAGAACAAGCCAAAATTTTGCGTGAGCAAAATCCAAAAGAGTATATACGGCTTTCAAAGTTAACAATGGTGGCCCATGTGGAGTTGATGTTACAACTTCAAAAGAAAGGTGCTGTTACCTTTGACTATGGAAATAATCTTCGAGGACAGGCATTTGCTATGGGTTTAAAAAATGCTTTTGATTTTCCCGGATTTGTACCTGCATATATAAGACCATTATTTTGCGAAGGCAAAGGTCCTTTCCGTTGGGCCGCATTATCAGGAGACCCTGATGATATTCGTGTAACTGACGAAACCATTTTGAGCTTGTTTCCTGAAAATGAGTCTTTGCATCGATGGATAAAAATGGCTCAGGAACGCATTGCATTTCAAGGTTTACCGGCACGCATTTGTTGGTTAGGGCAAGGTGAGCGCGAAAAAGCAGGGCTTGCTTTTAACGAGTTGGTACGCACTGGTAAAGTAAAGGCACCAATTGTTATTGGCCGCGATCATCTCGACTGTGGTAGTGTGGCATCGCCCAATCGCGAAACCGAAGCCATGAAAGATGGCAGCGATGCTATTGCCGATTGGCCCATATTAAATGCATTAATAAATACGGCCGGAGGAGCAAGTTGGGTATCGTTACATCATGGTGGTGGAGTAGGTATTGGTTATAGCATACATGCAGGTATGGTTATAGTTGCAGATGGCACTGATGATGCCGCACGCAGACTTAAGCGCGTATTGCACAACGATCCGGCAATGGGTGTTATCCGTCATTTAGATGCCGGATATGATATTGCTGCCGACACTGCACGTAAACATCGACTTAATATTAACGAACGGTTGAAGTAA
- a CDS encoding 5'-nucleotidase C-terminal domain-containing protein — MRNISYLLCLLAVVACRSSKVSLMPRIEAGTMALKADLETPADTGFTNLIAPYKIEIDKQFGEVIGTCSTPLTKSTPEGNLGNFATDACMQYVASLNKYGRVDFCFLNNGGLRKSIAVGDIKIYDMFELMPFDNEITIVEITGSTLLKLADFIAAKDGMPVSGIQLTIKDQKAVSITINQSPIDTSRTYTLMTSDFLANGGDKLTVLANPVNRINTGIYIRDILINYIKSLTNQNKTVEAKLEGRITNVK, encoded by the coding sequence ATGAGAAATATTTCATATCTACTTTGCTTACTCGCAGTCGTTGCCTGCCGCAGCAGCAAAGTATCGTTAATGCCTCGCATAGAGGCTGGCACTATGGCATTAAAGGCAGACTTAGAAACACCTGCCGACACCGGCTTTACTAATTTGATTGCCCCATATAAAATTGAAATTGATAAACAATTTGGAGAAGTAATAGGCACATGCAGCACTCCATTAACCAAGTCAACCCCTGAGGGTAATCTGGGAAATTTTGCAACAGATGCATGCATGCAATATGTAGCTTCATTAAATAAGTATGGTCGAGTTGATTTTTGCTTCTTAAACAATGGTGGATTGCGCAAATCAATAGCTGTGGGCGATATTAAAATTTACGACATGTTTGAGTTAATGCCTTTTGATAATGAAATTACGATTGTTGAAATTACTGGTAGCACGTTACTTAAACTTGCTGATTTTATTGCTGCCAAAGATGGTATGCCGGTATCAGGAATTCAATTGACCATTAAAGACCAAAAAGCAGTAAGCATAACTATTAATCAATCACCTATCGATACTTCACGAACCTATACATTGATGACTTCAGATTTTCTTGCCAACGGTGGCGATAAACTCACCGTACTTGCTAATCCGGTTAATCGCATAAATACTGGAATATATATACGCGATATACTAATCAATTATATTAAATCGCTAACTAATCAAAATAAAACGGTTGAGGCCAAACTAGAAGGGAGAATTACCAATGTCAAGTAG
- a CDS encoding ribonuclease Z: MPFKVTILGSNSATPISNRHPSAQVLQMNERFFLIDCGEGTQMQLLRYKINWNRIEHIFISHLHGDHYLGLMGLIFTMHLNGRTRELNIFGHPDLMDIIDLQLRVSSTELRFSIIFHPLQYYSTKVILEDTDVRVRTIILNHRIPTTGFVFTEKKHFRNLDIEKVRALNIPIAFYNNIKAGEDYIDETGELIKNETLTLTPTPPIKYAYCSDTCYDESIIDDIRGANLLYHESTFMNDMEQRARETFHSTARHAAMIALKAEVKHLILGHFSSRYTNLEPLLQQAQEVFPNTDLALEGFVFNV, translated from the coding sequence ATGCCTTTTAAAGTTACTATTTTAGGAAGCAACTCGGCCACACCAATCAGCAACAGACATCCAAGCGCTCAGGTTCTACAAATGAATGAGCGTTTTTTTTTGATTGATTGTGGCGAAGGCACCCAGATGCAACTCTTGCGTTACAAGATTAACTGGAACCGCATTGAGCATATTTTTATTTCACATTTACATGGCGATCATTATTTGGGCCTAATGGGCTTGATTTTTACAATGCACCTAAACGGCCGCACACGTGAATTAAATATTTTTGGGCATCCCGATCTTATGGATATAATTGACCTGCAACTGCGGGTTTCAAGCACCGAATTGCGTTTTAGCATTATTTTTCATCCATTACAATATTATAGCACCAAAGTAATATTAGAAGATACAGATGTGAGAGTGCGCACCATTATTCTCAATCATCGTATTCCTACAACCGGCTTCGTTTTTACCGAAAAGAAACACTTTCGAAATCTGGATATTGAAAAGGTAAGGGCACTAAACATTCCGATTGCTTTTTATAATAACATTAAAGCGGGCGAAGATTATATAGACGAAACGGGCGAATTAATAAAAAATGAAACCCTGACGCTTACCCCTACTCCGCCTATTAAATATGCCTATTGCAGCGATACCTGTTATGACGAATCGATTATTGATGATATAAGAGGCGCTAACTTGCTTTACCATGAATCTACTTTTATGAATGATATGGAGCAACGTGCCCGCGAAACATTTCATAGCACCGCACGCCATGCCGCCATGATTGCTTTAAAAGCGGAAGTAAAACACTTGATACTTGGACATTTTTCGTCACGCTATACGAACCTCGAACCATTGTTGCAGCAAGCACAGGAGGTTTTTCCTAATACTGATCTTGCACTTGAAGGTTTTGTTTTTAATGTATAA